Proteins encoded together in one Dermacentor variabilis isolate Ectoservices chromosome 2, ASM5094787v1, whole genome shotgun sequence window:
- the LOC142570617 gene encoding uncharacterized protein LOC142570617, whose protein sequence is MDVLITIVGDSAYDTLRNLMFPEPPEKTTYQEIKQPLLNYYAPKRSIVTERYNFHKRTQGPLEAVDDFIMELKWLATNCSFGTFLIEALRDQFVVRVRNEAIRCKLLAAKNYKGLTWDQACVITPSMEAAESHVMKMLPGRDVTREQEDGAM, encoded by the coding sequence ATGGACGTTCTTATCACCATAGTGGGTGACAGCGCGTACGACACACTCCGGAACTTGATGTTTCCGGAGCCTCCTGAAAAGACGACGTATCAAGAGATAAAACAGCCGCTTCTGAACTATTACGCGCCAAAGCGGTCGATAGTCACGGAGCGTTACAACTTCCATAAACGCACACAGGGACCCCTGGAGGCAGTTGACGACTTCATCATGGAATTAAAGTGGCTGGCAACGAACTGCTCATTTGGAACGTTTTTAATTGAGGCGCTCAGAGACCAGTTCGTCGTGCGTGTGCGCAACGAAGCTATTCGATGCAAGCTTTTGGCCGCTAAAAACTACAAAGGCCTAACATGGGACCAGGCGTGTGTTATCACTCCATCCATGGAAGCCGCGGAAAGCCACGTCATGAAGATGCTACCGGGACGAGACGTGACCCGAGAACAAGAGGACGGCGCCATGTGA